One window of Vicia villosa cultivar HV-30 ecotype Madison, WI unplaced genomic scaffold, Vvil1.0 ctg.002157F_1_1, whole genome shotgun sequence genomic DNA carries:
- the LOC131638053 gene encoding protein SLOW GREEN 1, chloroplastic-like, producing the protein MTPLPKTLHYHHPSFNHRHSPFPLPSSTFSIRPLPPRHFSSPPFLSSSSSSSSSIKASSSSSSSSPSPKPQNPFSQLLKLLNPFYSPLFEPAYVAVALLAFFLFRFQQNPATVTSPLPPPPAQSSTTTAASPLPPPPEESSTATTTTTTDENSSENNYLIDDILIETCSDVNALRSLAEEKVKAKKLSEAIRAVDRIIELEPEEFDLHLLKAHLHCYNGEHELAKNGFELTLNRDPFNSEAYRGLLMANMELKEPLEGFLNRVDEVVKFFEEKKMEAEARDFKLLIAQVKVMQEDYSGALKVYEEIVKEEPSDFRPYLCQGVVYTLLRKNDEAAKQFEEYRKLVPENHPYKKLFEDNTQILSKKIEKGGIEAKI; encoded by the coding sequence ATGACTCCTCTCCCAAAAACACTCCACTACCACCACCCCTCCTTCAATCACCGCCATTCTCCATTCCCTCTACCTTCCTCAACCTTCTCCATCCGCCCTCTACCTCCTCGCCACTTCTCCTCTCCCCCAttcttatcatcatcatcatcatcatcatcatccatcaaaGCCTcatcctcctcatcctcatcctccccctcaccaaaaccccaaaaccctTTTTCCCAATTACTCAAACTCCTAAACCCCTTTTACTCACCTCTCTTCGAACCCGCTTACGTCGCAGTAGCACTTCTCGCATTCTTCTTGTTTCGCTTTCAACAAAATCCTGCCACCGTAACATCACCACTCCCACCTCCTCCAGCCCAATCTTCCACCACCACCGCCGCATCACCACTTCCACCTCCTCCTGAAGAATCTTCCACTGCCACCACCACAACCACAACTGACGAGAATTCATCCGAAAATAATTATCTAATCGATGACATCCTGATTGAAACTTGCAGCGATGTGAACGCTCTCCGCTCACTCGCGGAGGAGAAAGTGAAGGCGAAAAAACTAAGCGAAGCGATTCGTGCTGTGGACCGTATAATTGAACTCGAACCAGAGGAATTTGATTTACATTTACTGAAAGCACATTTGCATTGTTACAATGGGGAACATGAACTGGCTAAGAACGGGTTTGAACTTACTTTGAATCGAGATCCGTTTAATTCTGAGGCTTATCGCGGTCTTCTGATGGCGAATATGGAATTGAAGGAGCCGTTGGAGGGTTTTTTGAATAGGGTTGATGAAGTAGTGAAGTTTTTCGAGGAGAAAAAGATGGAGGCGGAGGCGAGGGATTTTAAGCTTTTGATTGCACAGGTGAAGGTAATGCAAGAGGATTATTCGGGTGCGTTGAAGGTGTATGAGGAAATTGTGAAGGAAGAACCTAGTGACTTTAGACCTTATTTGTGTCAGGGTGTTGTGTATACTCTGCTTAGGAAGAATGATGAAGCTGCGAAACAGTTTGAGGAGTATAGGAAACTTGTTCCGGAGAATCATCCTTATAAAAAGTTATTTGAGGATAACACTCAGATTTTGTCGAAGAAGATTGAGAAGGGAGGAATAGAAGCAAAGATTTGA